aaaaagataaggtCACATACAGAAAAAATGCTCCTGCCAGAAAAATTCCCTTCCCAACACATGGAAGCTAATGAAACCATTGACTAGAACATAATGAAAGCAGACAGTGAGCTTGTTGCTACTCTTCTCCTCACTGTGAAGCACGTCCACTCCACGAGGACTAATATCTTTCAGCTATGCCTATGAATATTCTTTGATTCTATTAGAATCGTAATACATACTCCTATAGACAAAGTCCACACATTATAACATTTATTACTGAGAAGTGGCCCCAGCCCAGCAGGTCTATTATACCGAACCTCATTATTTTCAGTGAGATACAGGCCACTTTTTAAAGACTCGCCTGGGTTGAGCACAACTGTTGGTGAGTACACAGGCGTAGTTCTCTTGGCAATAATAtccgtttgccattgcctcttctgtaatttcttttttcttagtcTAGTCTACAACGCAGATATTTTTGGTGGTTTCCGATCTAAATACTAAAGCTTGCCTCTGCTTAGATCAGCTAAGGTTGGCTAGCTGTTGCACAGGAAGAAAtcacactgaattcagtggaacatCTGACAGACATACCCAACTTTCACTGTAATCATACCTAACTAGCGCCAGAAACTATACAATGTTTCTTCATTCAAATTTTTCTATTTCATTGACGGACATACGCGGCAAAATTAAAACCGTCAGCCACCACCTTCTTCTCATATTTAAAATGAGTATCTTCTACTGAAGAATTTCAAGTGGAATACAATATTAATTAGTTTTGCAAACCCAAATTTATTATAGTTAGAGCCCACTTTGTTAGGTGGTAAAACGGACTGCATTCATGAGGCTTCACGTTATTTTAATGAAGAATCTTACTTTTTAATACCTCCCATGCTTACCTCCACGCATAACCACGAGAGCCCGCTCCGGCTTGGGTCCGTCCCTAAGCTTATCCCGCCGGAAACCGCCAGAACTACGACTGAGGCGGATGGTTCCATCAGCGAAGGCAAGTTCTGTAACAAACTGCACTGAGTGGTAGTTGCCATTGATTGGCGAAGCTCCTTGTCATTCACTGGGCGATCTTAACAGTTTCCTTTTTCCGCGAAAACAAGCTTACGCGTAATGCGCGTGCGTGTTATAGTGAGATTGCTAGCCTCCAGGGAAAGGATTTCGCCCGCTGACTTGTCAGCCGGCATGAGTTTCCTACTTCCTAaattaaacagcaaaaaagaGGTGGATGAGGCGATCAAGGCCGTGGCGGAGAAAGTCCTGGTCCTTCGCTTTGGTAAAGATGAAGATCTTGTCTGCATGCAGCTGGATGACATTGTAAGCCGGcgtatgctttttatttatttgcagttccCGAATCTCAGCGGCGTACATCAGGAGTTACAAAGGTTTTCCTAACTGTATCTTTGCTCTTTATTAGGGTTTTGTCCGAACAAACAGAATGAAACGACATCGGTTTACCTAATTTAGGTCGAAGAGGAGCCTAAGATAAAAGGAACTGTCTGTCTTAAAACGACTCCTGCTGTGCATTTCTTGGTTCCTGACAATATTGTATTGAGACACGGAAAGTGTTACAAAAGTTtggggaggaaggaatattttattgtttagaaATTTGGTAACAATTTCCTATCTGCTGCAAAAACTATTAGGTAGGCAAGTATACCATCTACAAGCTTGCATTCTAAATAGACAAaacagaaagggggaaagggaCCCTTAGAAAGAAATGCCAAATCCTGGGTGCATTAATGTTAGGGTTTATGAGAGGGGAGCAGTGTTAAACActagaagaaaatggcagaagGCTGAACTCAGTAGGACCTACTTCTGTGCAGGATTCTGAAATAAGGGAGTTAAAATCAATGGGAATTACTTCTAAGTTATGTAAAGTAAGAATGGAAGTGAGGATCAGATAGATTTTCTGAGACGGGATGGTCCATAGTGAATAAAACTGCCATCTATATTTTTATTAGCAGCACATTTGATACTGGCAGGATATGGagcaaggtttcccttgataaaTTGAGTGGATGGATTGTTTAGTACAGTATTCTTGCTACCCTGTTTCAAATCCAGGTCACAATTACTGCTACCGTATTTCAAAAAGTACATGTAATTATACTCCAACTTTTATGTCTTTTATGTTCGTTAATCACAAAGGATATGtgataaaatattgtttttgaTTGTCATGATTGTTAAAGGCTTTGACTCTTTTCTTCATACATTCAGTGTATCACATAACTTCCATTTCTTTACAGCTCGCAAAAACATTTCATGACTTGAGTAAAATGGCTGCAATTTATTTGGTGAATGTAAGCAAGGTCCCAGTGTACACCCAGTATTTTGACATTAGTTATATTCCATCAACTGTCTTCTTTTTCAATGGGCAGCACATAAAAGTGGACTATGGGTAAGTTGGCTTGCATGTAGTTTATGTATGATCATGTTGGTTGGTATTAGTTTTGGTATTCTGTGGCTGAGTCTGTTTATTATGCACAGCCATTATATAGTTTGATTTTGGTCTGAATTACTGTGATTTAACTAGCTTGCAGAGTATGCCAaggcaaaatcaaacaaaaatgcaGAACCAGAAAATTGTTTCTATCACACTTTTTTGCCTATTATTTTGGATGAGTAggatgagagtgccttggactgcaagaagatcaaaccagtccatactccaggaaataaagccagactgctcacttgagggaatgatattaaaggcaaaactgaaatactttggccacataatgagaagacaggacaccctggagaagatgctgatgctagggagagtggaaggcaaaaggaagaggggccgaccaagggcaagatggatagatcaTAGTCTagtggtgacggactcatccctgggggagctgggggtgttgacgaccgacaggaagctctggtgtgggctggtccatgaagttacgaagagtcggaagtgactgaacgaataaacaacaggatGTGTAAGCAGGCAAGATAATGATAGCTGAATGTCACAGAGAAGGGTTGGCCTGACTTCTACCAGAGGGCATATGGGGATGGGAAGTTGGCCAATGGCTAAATGAAGTTCACTAAGCTTTgccaaatatttcatattttgcccctgccttattttcttattttaaatctaTAAACAACTGCATGTAAAATAGTAagcatgcattcaaatttgcaaaaaGATGTTTAACTTTGTAATTTAGAGAGATTGTGACAGCTTCTGTTCAGTTAGAAAAATACAGTTTGACCAGAGGAGCTTAGACTTTTGCATGCAGTTGTATTCAGCAAACTATGGCATGAGACAGTATATTAATTCAGCCACTGAGAgagattattttttatattgacAAATGTATCATCCCACAAAAGGGTTAAGAAATTAATGCTGAAGTCTTTATGGATGATAGAATTCTGAACTGGATTTCTTGTGAAGGaatatagttaacgatggctgagttgAAATCCACGACCGGGAGACAAACTGGATTTCTGAAAAGGAAGTCTTATCGTAAATGATAAAACTTACTACCAAGTGCATAGAATCAGTATGTAAATAGTTCTACCGTAAAACACCATTGCAGTTAACTTTAAACTGTGAAGCACATCTTGGACATCACCTTTATATCAGAAATAGGTAATGGTCTGTCATTGATTGTTAGCAATAATGCCTAAATAGAAACTCCAGGTCATAGATTCTAAAGCTATAAATTTCATTACCCAGTTATGAAGGTCCTTGAGAAATACGCTGGACTAGATAAACGTTTAATTTGATCTTGCAAGATTATTTAAAAGGCTAACAAATATATGCTATAGAAGTAAGGGGGCTTTGTAGATTCAGATTTTGAACCAGTTGTATTTCTGAATTTCAACTTCAACATTGTTGCTTAAACTTGGTTTtatactgttatttttttcctaaatagaTCTCCAGACCATACCAAGTTTGTGGGAagcttcaaaacaaaacaagacttcATAGATTTGATTGAAGTAATCTATCGTGGAGCAATGCGTGGAAAACTCATTGTACGAAGCCCAATTGATCCAAAGAATATTCCTAAGTATGAACTTCTCTACCAAGACATTTAAATGCTCTTactggaaataaatgaaaattggaATGTGCACATCCTAAGACTAATTATGCCACGGCTTATTTGAAAATTTGTCCCAACTAAGCCAGCAAAAAGGAGTTTAAACTTGATCTTTACATGATCATATTGATCAACATCAAAACAGACAgattttctgtcattattttttctttaaagttaTATATGTCAACAAGTTGGTGAATTGCTGTATGCTAGCTTATAGGCTACATCTTATTTACTCTTGAATTGTTAAATAACAGAACCTGCCCCGAAGCAATCAAACAAGTAAATGCCTTTGGGCtataaacaaaaaaagaagcTTTTTCATACAAGAtagaaagacaaaaccaaaaatgaaactaaaatcaGTCAAAGTGAAGGTGTTTATTTTGAAGGATCATAACCTAAAGGACAGAGCTATATTCTCCAGAAAAAAGTAGTACAGTTTGGGAACCCTCGTAGATCCTGATGACATCCTACTTCCTCAGGTTGAAGCTATGGCCAATAGTGCTTTTCATCAACTAAAACAGCAGCTCTATCTGTTCCTTGAAAATAAAATCTCACAGTAGTGTATCTTCTGGTAACGTTTAATGTAATCCAACCTGAACCATTTAGAAAGAGTGGTATTCAAATGAAATGGAACtgaaaatgaatataatgataataatgaagtAATCTAGAGAAAAGggcttttttaaaagcaactttaaaaaaaaatcttaaaatctaAATATGTGGCACtatcaaataaatacaattttaaacagTAATTTTTGTGACATGTTCAAATTCCTATGCTGTAAAACTGAACAGATTTGATATAAAAGTAATCTGAGGTTTAAAACATTCAGAACTATGCTAATTCAAATTACAGATAAATTCACTAATAAttcaaacaagattttaaaccTATTTCTGATATGTATTAAACTATCACCTATATTTACATTTTCATTGTTTTACTGATAGTTCAGATTAAGGactagtttttaaaaagctttgtcAAAGAATTTATTTGTAAGACATTGAAAGAAGAAACTGTTATTAACTTACACATTCATACAAAGTATCCTTTCAGAAACTGAACTAAAGCATAAGCATCTAATTCAAAATTGCACCTTAACAGAACATCATAGTAATATCAGCTTAgccaaagggggggaaaaggaatAATCTATCAAATAAAATAGTTTAAGAGTGTGCCTTGGCATTTGCATAGAATACACTTTTTTCTGATAGAAGGAAACTGGGTGCGaaacacattcttaatttttcttcatatttttgctCCTTGTTGCAATGGGTGATCGACTGAAATAATCTTTAGTACTGATTTTCAGTGCATTCTTTAGATACTTGAAGATGGAGTGCAAGCTAGAGGAAGGAGCCATACTGTATTTTTCAGATCCTGTGGAGACTGTAGGACAATCCATTTTCACAAGGCAGCCTACTGACCTAT
The Candoia aspera isolate rCanAsp1 chromosome 5, rCanAsp1.hap2, whole genome shotgun sequence genome window above contains:
- the TXNL4B gene encoding thioredoxin-like protein 4B codes for the protein MSFLLPKLNSKKEVDEAIKAVAEKVLVLRFGKDEDLVCMQLDDILAKTFHDLSKMAAIYLVNVSKVPVYTQYFDISYIPSTVFFFNGQHIKVDYGSPDHTKFVGSFKTKQDFIDLIEVIYRGAMRGKLIVRSPIDPKNIPKYELLYQDI